The following are encoded in a window of Salmo trutta chromosome 9, fSalTru1.1, whole genome shotgun sequence genomic DNA:
- the LOC115199884 gene encoding 28S ribosomal protein S30, mitochondrial, translated as MELDLHLSASSFHKLKFAPDLLPIFGRQYENNILTGAKFPDPGCYGHTQFHLVSDGYRRDKMAKLNLTDQIEVYLRANGIARIFAWTGAQAMYQAQLPGPVHETDAVNPRKNLCWGTDSVHLYEMKHGGVVGLDDRVLKLLVWFLLGRSGGHGEMVYAGRLKRFGMGPQILKKFYSGTIVSILTGCITAWYGNCLASDHKAL; from the exons ATGGAATTAGACCTACATTTGAGTGCGAGTAGTTTCCACAAATTAAAGTTTGCCCCAGACCTGCTTCCCATTTTCGGGAGACAGTATGAGAACAACATCTTAACAG GAGCCAAGTTTCCTGACCCAGGCTGTTATGGCCACACCCAGTTCCACCTGGTCTCTGATGGGTATCGCAGGGACAAAATGGCCAAACTGAATCTGACTGACCAGATCGAGGTCTACCTGAGAGCTAATGGCATTGCCCGTATATTCGCATGGACAGGAGCACAAGCCATGTATCAAG CTCAACTCCCTGGCCCTGTCCATGAGACGGATGCTGTGAACCCCAGGAAGAACTTGTGCTGGGGGACAGACAGTGTTCATCTGTATgaaatgaagcatggtggtgttgtTGGGCTGGATGACAGGGTCCTCAAGCTCCTGGTCTGGTTCCTACTGGGCAGGTCAGGTGGACATGGAGAGATGGTGTATGCAGG gaggctgaaaagatttggcatgggccctcagatcctcaaaaagttctacagcggCACCATTgtgagcatcttgactggctgcatcaccgcttggtatggcaactgcttggcatctgaccacaaggcTCTGTGA
- the emb gene encoding embigin, whose amino-acid sequence MFSPWILSLQLILFPLFWRGIYTTETNPQLELTDPITTVFKSAVLKGDSLVEKVEILKPIDLELACTWTGNPNKLPNITGYWRKDGSEITNSRLTVQLENEQYNLKRVFRITGDTLGNYSCIFSDTDEAKIDFNVAAPEMDDKKDKPIVAYVGDSVAMACKTKLPPNTWLWYKANGTEQELINATTDPLRYKISVDGNTTKLTVMNLTEEDSGVYVCSAIYNIKASVSRVEVRVITFMEPLKPFIAIVAEVIILVLLILLYERWSSQKSSNSPTENGVHAEQTHKLTREGNNGMDENTTTRQRKT is encoded by the exons ATGTTTTCGCCCTGGATCCTTTCCCTTCAGCTCATCCTGTTTCCTCTCTTCTGGAGAGGCATCTATACAA CAGAAACAAATCCTCAGTTGGAATTGACGGATCCCATCACAACAGTCTTTAAGAGTGCAGTCCTGAAAG GTGACAGCCTGGTTGAAAAAGTTGAAATCTTGAAACCCATCGATTTAGAGCTAGCATGTACCTGGACCGGTAATCCAAACAAATTACCAAACATTACCGGGTACTGGCGAAAAGATGGGAGTGAAATTACTAACTCTCGGCTTACCGTACAATTGGAGAATGAACAATATAATCTCAAAAGAGT GTTCAGAATTACTGGGGATACACTTGGGAACTACTCATGCATCTTTAGTGATACCGACGAGGCAAAAATTGATTTCAATGTGGCAG CCCCAGAGATGGACGATAAGAAGGACAAGCCTATTGTTGCCTATGTGGGGGACTCTGTGGCGATGGCCTGTAAAACCAAGCTTCCCCCTAACACTTGGCTTTGGTACAAAGCAAACGGAACCGAGCAG GAACTCATCAATGCAACTACTGACCCCCTTCGTTACAAGATCAGTGTGGATGGAAACACAACCAAGCTCACTGTGATGAACCTGACAGAGGAGGACTCTGGTGTCTATGTCTGCAGTGCCATCTATAACATCAAGGCCAGTGTGAGCCGGGTGGAAGTTCGGGTCATCACCTTCATGGAGCCTCTGAAACCCTTCATAGCCATCGTGGCTGAGGTGATCATCCTGGTCCTCCTCATTCTGCTCTATGAGAGGTGGAGCTCACAGAAGAGCAGTAACTCGCCCACAG AAAATGGGGTGCATGCTGAACAAACACATAAATT GACAAGGGAAGGTAATAATGGAATGGATGAGAATACCACAACGAGACAACGAAAGACTTAA